One Salmo trutta chromosome 24, fSalTru1.1, whole genome shotgun sequence genomic region harbors:
- the LOC115160899 gene encoding dnaJ homolog subfamily B member 11, giving the protein MAVKGMNLCSVCCLVLYFVAAVLAGRDFYKILGVSKSASVRDIKKAYRKLALQLHPDRNPDDPTAADKFADLGSAYEVLSDDEKRKQYDAYGEDGLKEGHHGSHNDIFSSFFGDFGFMFGGNRQGQQDRNIPRGNDIVLDLEVTLEEVYSGNFVEVVRNKPVAKEAPGKRKCNCRQEMRTTQLGPGRFQMTQEVVCDECPNIKLVNEERTLEVEIEQGVRDEMEYPFIGEGEPHIDGEPGDLRFRIKVMKHPVFERRGDDLYTNVTISLVEALVGFEMDITHLDGHTVHIERDKITKPGARLWKKGEGLPNFDNNNIRGSLIVSFDVEFPQTQLDDNQKEGVRGILKQSSVQKVYNGLQGY; this is encoded by the exons ATGGCCGTTAAAGGGATGAATCTGTGCAGTGTTTGCTGTCTTGTCCTGTATTTTGTTGCGGCAGTGCTTGCAGG GCGAGATTTCTACAAGATCTTGGGGGTGAGCAAGTCGGCATCTGTGAGGGACATCAAGAAGGCTTACAGAAAGCTGGCTCTCCAGCTTCACCCTGACAGAAACCCCGATGACCCTACTGCTGCTGACAAATTCGCAGACCTGGGGTCAGCCTATGAG GTGCTTTCAGATGATGAGAAGAGGAAGCAGTATGATGCATATGGAGAGGATGGTCTGAAAGAGGGTCACCATGGTTCTCACAATGATATCTTCTCCAG TTTCTTTGGGGACTTTGGCTTCATGTTCGGAGGAAACAGGCAAGGACAACAGGACAGGAACATTCCCAGAGGAAATGACATAGTACTAGACCTGGAGGTCACACTCGAAGAAGTGTACTCTGGGAACTTTGTAGAG GTTGTGCGCAACAAGCCTGTAGCCAAAGAGGCCCCTGGGAAAAGGAAATGCAACTGCAGACAGGAAATGAGGACGACGCAGCTCGGACCTGGACGCTTCCAGATGACCCAGGAAGTAGTGTGTGACGAGTGCCCCAATATAAA GCTGGTGAATGAGGAGAGAACTTTGGAGGTGGAGATTGAACAGGGagtgagagatgagatggagtACCCTTTCATTGGAGAAG GTGAACCTCACATCGACGGAGAGCCAGGGGATCTACGCTTCCGCATCAAAGTTATGAA ACATCCAGTCTTTGAGCGTCGAGGAGATGACCTGTACACTAACGTCACAATCTCACTGGTAGAGGCTCTGGTTGGCTTTGAGATGGACATCACACACCTCGATGGACATACG GTTCACATTGAGAGGGACAAGATCACCAAGCCCGGTGCCCGGCTGTGGAAGAAGGGAGAAGGCCTGCCAAAttttgacaacaacaacatccgTGGATCTCTCATTGTCTCCTTTGACGTCGAGTTCCCACAGACACAGCTGGATGACAATCAGAAAGAGG GAGTGAGGGGGATTCTGAAACAATCGTCAGTACAGAAGGTTTACAATGGACTACAGGGATACTGA